In Arcobacter ellisii, a genomic segment contains:
- a CDS encoding cytochrome b/b6 domain-containing protein, whose translation MEKSYIWSLPTRVFHSLFAVFILLVFLTDDDKLLNYHAVIGYAILILLIFRVCWGFFGPKYSRFKDFPTGKQNVKEFLNNLFEENQKYLGHNPLASYVMITMLVVTFLAIITGILAFGIQEGKGILSFLNNSYFKEMKLFKEIHEIFANILIALIVAHVSGVIVDKFLHKKHETLNSIVTGYKITNESENIKLNIFQKLFALLMFIFFIGFLIFNLIEPKNVLIASKFEPIDYKTQNEVFVTECGSCHTLYPANLLPKKSWELIMNDLENHFGDDASLDMQTNKEILAFLVKNSAETSTMKASWNFLNSINNKDIIALSQTDYWKRKHKNIPKEIFENEKIKSQANCKACHSDIEKGLIENENIKDISDFK comes from the coding sequence ATGGAAAAATCATATATCTGGTCATTGCCAACAAGAGTGTTTCACTCTTTGTTTGCAGTTTTTATATTATTAGTTTTTTTAACAGATGATGATAAATTATTAAACTATCACGCAGTTATTGGTTATGCAATATTAATTCTTTTGATTTTTAGAGTTTGTTGGGGCTTTTTTGGACCTAAATATTCAAGATTTAAAGATTTTCCAACTGGTAAACAAAATGTAAAAGAGTTTTTAAATAATCTTTTTGAAGAAAATCAAAAATATTTAGGACATAATCCTCTTGCTTCTTATGTAATGATAACTATGTTAGTTGTGACTTTTTTAGCGATTATTACAGGGATTTTAGCCTTTGGAATACAAGAAGGAAAAGGTATCTTATCTTTTTTAAATAACTCTTATTTTAAAGAGATGAAACTATTTAAAGAGATTCATGAAATATTCGCAAATATTCTTATAGCTTTAATTGTTGCTCATGTAAGTGGTGTGATTGTAGATAAATTTTTACATAAAAAACATGAAACATTAAATTCAATAGTTACAGGTTATAAAATAACAAATGAGAGTGAAAATATCAAATTAAATATTTTTCAAAAACTTTTTGCTCTTTTAATGTTTATTTTCTTTATAGGATTTTTGATATTTAATTTAATAGAACCAAAAAATGTTCTTATTGCTTCAAAGTTTGAACCAATAGATTATAAGACACAAAATGAAGTTTTTGTAACCGAGTGTGGAAGTTGCCATACTCTATACCCTGCTAATCTTTTGCCTAAAAAATCATGGGAACTTATAATGAATGATTTAGAAAATCATTTTGGAGATGATGCTTCACTTGATATGCAAACAAATAAAGAGATTTTGGCATTTTTAGTAAAAAATAGTGCTGAAACTTCAACTATGAAAGCTAGTTGGAATTTTTTGAATTCAATAAATAATAAAGATATAATAGCTTTAAGTCAAACAGATTATTGGAAAAGAAAACACAAAAATATTCCAAAAGAGATTTTTGAAAATGAAAAAATTAAAAGCCAAGCAAACTGCAAAGCTTGTCATAGTGATATAGAAAAAGGATTAATTGAAAATGAAAATATTAAAGATATTTCTGATTTTAAGTAG
- a CDS encoding response regulator transcription factor codes for MNKKVLLIEDDLQMQKFIIEYLKDYGFDCIAFDQPKDAIENFKENDYSIIILDLMLPEMDGFDLFKKLKQIKNTPIIISSARGDIGNKIHGFELGADDYLAKPYEPRELVLRIEHILKKSFNKTINIGDFVIDKENRTVFMDNYPIDFTKIEFEIFLFLIENQNKISSREQILNATSLDINTKNRTIDMHISNIRFKIGDDSKNPKYIKSVWGIGYKFVG; via the coding sequence TTGAATAAAAAAGTTTTATTGATTGAAGATGATTTACAAATGCAAAAATTTATAATCGAATATTTAAAAGATTATGGATTTGATTGTATTGCTTTTGACCAACCAAAAGATGCCATTGAAAATTTTAAAGAAAATGACTACTCAATTATAATTTTAGATTTGATGCTTCCTGAAATGGATGGATTTGATCTGTTTAAAAAATTAAAACAAATCAAAAATACTCCAATAATAATCTCAAGTGCTAGAGGAGATATTGGAAATAAAATCCATGGTTTTGAACTTGGAGCTGATGATTATCTTGCAAAACCTTATGAACCAAGAGAATTGGTTTTAAGAATTGAACATATTTTGAAAAAAAGTTTTAACAAAACTATAAATATTGGTGATTTTGTAATTGATAAGGAAAATCGTACTGTATTTATGGATAATTATCCAATTGACTTTACAAAAATTGAGTTTGAAATTTTTCTGTTTTTAATTGAAAATCAAAATAAAATCTCTTCAAGAGAACAGATTTTAAATGCAACTTCTTTAGATATAAATACAAAAAATAGAACTATTGATATGCATATTTCAAACATAAGATTTAAAATTGGTGATGATTCAAAAAACCCTAAATATATAAAATCTGTTTGGGGAATTGGTTATAAGTTTGTTGGATAA
- a CDS encoding HD-GYP domain-containing protein: MNIKKIVKISFIIISFIVLLIGMINTTIIYQIRENNLTKQLINDLVSMQEKMNELLKDTTLVTSLDELESKKASFIKYELEFEEIEKIFSLRDENDFVDFFISDIHKDKIISSKLQLLYESEKQIEEAFDTIYELEKEKINLKNQFDIDYPIENDIRKSIDLKIQELKDYELYRLFSDVKYYSKETLYQYRNQITLDKWLKKIELFNEKYNHQEIDEYKQIVTKVGNQVVLLKNIEDKEDDLRSKIYNVVNQNKIYSSEIEKKIVELSTNFINLTYFAILLLVVLIILFITILGYKVYKNVGLSVDEIETKVQEGLEEIKNLNQEIEKTQKEVVFTMGAIGESRSKETGNHVKRVAEYSKLLALYYGLDEKEAEMLKQASPMHDIGKVAIPDAILNKPGRFDENEREIMNTHAALGYEMLKHSNRPLLKMAAIVANEHHEKWDGSGYPRGLSGENIHIYGRITALADVFDALGSDRVYKAAWNDEKIFNLFKEERAKHFDPKLIDIFFEHLDEFLKIRETFKDKF; this comes from the coding sequence GTGAATATAAAAAAAATTGTAAAAATTAGTTTTATAATTATCTCATTTATTGTTTTGCTTATAGGTATGATTAATACAACAATTATTTATCAAATCAGAGAAAATAATCTTACTAAACAATTAATTAATGATTTAGTATCAATGCAAGAAAAAATGAATGAATTATTAAAAGATACAACTTTAGTAACTTCACTTGATGAATTAGAATCTAAAAAAGCAAGTTTTATAAAATATGAATTAGAGTTTGAAGAGATTGAAAAAATTTTTAGTTTAAGAGATGAAAATGATTTTGTAGATTTTTTTATCTCAGATATTCACAAAGATAAAATTATCTCTTCAAAATTACAATTATTGTATGAAAGTGAAAAACAAATTGAAGAGGCATTTGACACAATTTATGAGTTAGAAAAAGAGAAAATCAACTTAAAAAATCAATTTGATATAGATTATCCAATAGAAAATGATATTAGAAAAAGTATTGATTTAAAAATTCAAGAATTAAAAGATTATGAATTATATCGATTATTTAGTGATGTAAAATATTATAGTAAAGAGACACTTTATCAATATAGAAATCAAATAACACTAGATAAATGGCTAAAAAAAATAGAGTTATTTAATGAAAAATATAATCATCAAGAAATAGATGAATATAAACAAATAGTTACTAAAGTAGGAAATCAGGTTGTTTTATTAAAAAATATTGAAGATAAAGAGGATGATTTACGAAGCAAAATTTATAATGTAGTTAACCAAAATAAAATATATAGTTCTGAAATTGAAAAGAAAATAGTAGAACTATCAACGAATTTTATAAATCTTACATATTTTGCAATTTTACTTTTAGTTGTTCTAATCATTTTATTTATAACTATTTTGGGATATAAAGTTTATAAAAATGTTGGTTTATCTGTTGATGAAATTGAAACAAAAGTACAAGAGGGTTTAGAAGAGATAAAAAATCTAAATCAAGAGATTGAAAAAACTCAAAAAGAAGTAGTTTTTACAATGGGTGCTATTGGAGAAAGTAGAAGTAAAGAGACAGGAAATCATGTAAAAAGAGTTGCTGAGTATTCAAAACTTTTAGCTTTATATTATGGTTTAGATGAAAAAGAAGCAGAGATGTTAAAACAAGCAAGTCCAATGCATGATATTGGAAAAGTTGCTATTCCAGATGCAATCTTAAATAAACCAGGTCGTTTTGATGAAAATGAACGAGAAATTATGAATACCCATGCAGCTTTGGGATATGAAATGCTTAAACATTCAAATAGACCATTATTAAAAATGGCTGCAATTGTTGCAAATGAACACCATGAAAAATGGGATGGAAGTGGATATCCAAGAGGATTAAGTGGTGAAAATATTCATATTTATGGAAGAATTACAGCACTTGCAGATGTATTTGATGCACTTGGAAGTGATAGAGTTTATAAAGCTGCTTGGAATGATGAAAAAATATTTAATCTTTTTAAAGAGGAAAGAGCAAAACATTTTGACCCAAAACTTATAGATATTTTCTTTGAACATTTAGATGAATTTTTAAAAATAAGAGAGACTTTTAAAGATAAGTTTTAA
- a CDS encoding diacylglycerol kinase: MRNQPKYNFFKNTSYALKGLVDLIKTETSFKIELIITLILLPVIIFIDTTLTNKALMFITLMGMILAETTNSAIERVVDLVTLEHHDMAGRAKDVGSAIVFLSIFIFVITWLIILIDIF, from the coding sequence TTGAGAAACCAACCAAAATATAATTTTTTTAAAAATACATCTTACGCATTAAAAGGTTTAGTTGATTTAATAAAAACGGAAACTTCATTTAAAATTGAGTTGATTATTACTCTTATTTTATTACCAGTTATCATCTTTATAGACACAACTCTAACAAACAAAGCTTTAATGTTTATTACCTTAATGGGTATGATATTAGCAGAAACAACAAATAGTGCAATTGAACGTGTTGTTGATTTAGTAACTTTAGAACATCATGATATGGCAGGACGAGCAAAAGATGTTGGTAGTGCAATTGTGTTTTTAAGTATTTTTATTTTTGTAATTACTTGGCTTATTATTTTAATAGATATTTTTTAA
- a CDS encoding DUF1924 domain-containing protein, translating into MKALIITALVASLSFSATVDEYLNSLKQEVLKENPSFKGFDAKRGEEIFTSKHIGKKGKEISCTSCHGTNLQKSGENIFTGKVIEPLSPKANKERFTDVATIEKWMKRNFNDVYNREGTALEKGDVTTYIINQ; encoded by the coding sequence ATGAAAGCTTTAATTATTACAGCCTTAGTTGCAAGTTTAAGTTTTAGTGCAACAGTTGATGAATACTTAAACTCTCTAAAACAAGAAGTTTTAAAAGAAAATCCATCTTTTAAAGGTTTTGATGCAAAAAGAGGTGAAGAGATTTTCACTTCAAAACATATAGGGAAAAAAGGCAAAGAGATTTCATGTACAAGTTGTCATGGAACAAATTTACAAAAATCTGGTGAAAATATCTTTACAGGAAAAGTTATAGAACCACTTTCTCCAAAGGCTAATAAAGAGAGATTTACAGATGTTGCTACTATTGAGAAATGGATGAAAAGAAACTTCAATGATGTTTACAATCGTGAAGGAACAGCACTTGAAAAAGGTGATGTAACTACATACATCATAAATCAATAA
- a CDS encoding diheme cytochrome c yields MKYLIFLGLMINALFAEGYSSTPDVAPVKNDLYIKECGSCHFPYQPGLLPSNAWEKMMANLDNHFNSDATLDDKTFQTLSKYLNDNSAEKNMQYKRSNRIVSSIPAGQIADSISTTPYMIKKHREIRKDLITQKEVKGLFNCIACHTTADKGIYSERDIKIPNFGKWEDD; encoded by the coding sequence ATGAAATATTTAATTTTTTTAGGTTTAATGATAAACGCCCTATTTGCTGAAGGATATTCTTCAACACCAGATGTAGCACCTGTTAAAAATGATTTATATATAAAAGAGTGTGGAAGTTGTCACTTTCCTTATCAACCAGGATTACTTCCAAGTAATGCTTGGGAAAAAATGATGGCAAATTTAGATAATCACTTTAATAGTGATGCAACACTTGATGATAAAACTTTTCAAACTTTATCAAAATATTTAAACGATAATAGTGCAGAAAAAAATATGCAATATAAAAGAAGTAATAGAATAGTTTCAAGTATTCCAGCTGGACAAATTGCTGATTCTATTTCAACAACACCTTATATGATAAAAAAACATAGAGAAATTAGAAAAGATTTAATTACTCAAAAAGAGGTAAAAGGTCTGTTTAATTGTATAGCTTGTCATACAACAGCAGACAAAGGAATTTATAGTGAAAGAGATATAAAAATCCCAAATTTTGGTAAATGGGAAGATGATTAA
- the yedE gene encoding selenium metabolism membrane protein YedE/FdhT yields the protein MLKGFCVDYFKQFRQTYMVNFWRPTPAVIALGVLAAYYFGITGTYWAVTGEFTRWGGHILQFFGVDISNWGYYKIMKMEGTSLTRIDGVMIIGMFAGCIAAAFWGNNVKLRMPASNIRIAQALIGGIIAGFGARLGMGCNLASLFTGIPQFSVHAWFFTIAMIVGVYLGTKVTMLPFFQSKIKLQKVSCSKELQKDETQINSFFKFGTFVFIAAIIWALYLIFFANSQKLGIAVLFGCAFGLLIAKAQICFTSAFRDIFTTGRNELAIAIVIGMAVSTIGVFSYIMIGTPAKIMWAGPNAILGGLLFGFGIVLAGGCECGWMYRAVEGQVHFWIVGIGNVIGATFLAFTWDSFSISLATSWPKINLLESFGSYGGLFMNYILLFLLFLLILKLERNYKQKLKNKGN from the coding sequence ATGTTGAAAGGATTTTGCGTGGATTATTTCAAGCAATTTAGACAAACCTATATGGTTAATTTTTGGCGTCCAACACCTGCTGTTATAGCACTGGGAGTGCTTGCAGCTTACTATTTTGGTATAACTGGAACATATTGGGCAGTTACAGGAGAGTTTACAAGATGGGGAGGCCACATCTTACAATTTTTTGGTGTTGATATAAGCAATTGGGGATATTACAAAATCATGAAGATGGAAGGAACTTCCCTAACTCGTATTGATGGAGTAATGATTATTGGTATGTTTGCTGGTTGTATTGCTGCTGCTTTTTGGGGAAATAATGTAAAACTTAGAATGCCTGCAAGTAACATCAGGATTGCTCAAGCTTTAATAGGTGGAATAATCGCAGGATTTGGAGCAAGACTTGGAATGGGTTGTAACTTAGCTAGTTTATTTACGGGTATTCCTCAATTTTCAGTACATGCTTGGTTTTTTACAATTGCTATGATTGTTGGTGTTTATTTAGGGACAAAAGTAACTATGCTTCCTTTTTTCCAATCAAAAATCAAACTTCAAAAGGTATCTTGTAGTAAAGAGTTGCAAAAAGATGAAACACAAATAAACTCATTTTTTAAATTTGGTACTTTTGTATTTATTGCTGCAATTATTTGGGCTTTATATTTAATATTTTTTGCAAATAGCCAAAAACTTGGTATTGCCGTACTTTTTGGATGTGCTTTTGGTTTATTGATTGCAAAAGCTCAAATTTGTTTTACATCTGCATTTAGAGATATTTTTACAACTGGAAGAAATGAACTTGCAATTGCAATTGTAATTGGAATGGCTGTTTCTACAATTGGTGTATTTAGTTATATTATGATTGGAACTCCTGCAAAAATTATGTGGGCAGGACCAAATGCAATACTTGGTGGATTATTGTTTGGTTTTGGAATTGTTTTAGCTGGTGGTTGTGAATGTGGTTGGATGTATAGAGCTGTTGAAGGACAAGTTCACTTTTGGATTGTTGGAATTGGAAATGTAATAGGAGCAACTTTTCTTGCATTTACTTGGGATAGTTTTTCAATATCACTTGCAACTTCTTGGCCAAAAATAAATCTTCTTGAATCATTTGGTTCTTATGGCGGATTATTTATGAATTATATTTTGCTATTTTTACTATTTTTATTAATTTTAAAACTAGAAAGAAATTACAAACAAAAACTAAAAAATAAAGGAAATTAA
- a CDS encoding phosphatase PAP2 family protein: MTQENLNKQILLTTILLIVVICLFQFTNLDIFIQSFFYDFESKNWLIDKNEPILKLFLYDGLKKAIIIFNVLILIALLFFRKKQIIQEYKKGLLIILLSAIFIPSIVGTLKAITNTPCPCNIINFGGTYPDIKVFDKYPEDFIQKSKAKCWPAGHASGGFALMSLFFLFKKPKHQKIALIGTIILAWSMGTYKMLLGDHFLSHTIITMLLAWIIILIIVKFISFKQRQILEKPTKI, from the coding sequence ATGACTCAAGAAAACCTGAATAAACAGATTTTACTTACAACTATTTTATTAATAGTTGTAATTTGTCTATTTCAATTTACAAATCTTGATATTTTTATTCAATCATTTTTTTATGATTTTGAATCAAAAAATTGGTTAATAGATAAAAATGAACCTATATTAAAACTCTTTTTATATGATGGATTAAAAAAAGCTATTATTATTTTTAATGTTTTAATATTAATAGCTTTACTATTTTTTAGAAAAAAGCAAATTATTCAAGAGTATAAAAAAGGTCTTTTGATAATTTTACTTTCAGCTATTTTTATTCCAAGTATTGTTGGAACTTTAAAGGCTATTACAAATACTCCTTGTCCTTGCAATATTATAAATTTTGGAGGAACTTATCCTGATATAAAAGTGTTTGATAAATATCCTGAAGATTTTATCCAAAAATCAAAAGCAAAATGTTGGCCAGCAGGTCATGCAAGTGGTGGCTTTGCTTTAATGTCACTATTTTTTTTATTTAAAAAACCAAAACATCAAAAAATTGCTCTTATTGGAACAATAATTTTAGCTTGGAGTATGGGAACATATAAAATGCTTTTAGGAGACCATTTTCTAAGTCATACTATAATCACTATGCTTTTAGCTTGGATTATTATTCTAATAATTGTAAAATTCATTTCATTTAAACAAAGGCAAATTCTTGAGAAACCAACCAAAATATAA
- the yedF gene encoding sulfurtransferase-like selenium metabolism protein YedF produces MKENIIPDYRLDMQGEPCPYPAVKTLEAMESLQKGEILEIISDCPQSINNIPIDAKNHGYKVLNIDSSGPTIKYLIQK; encoded by the coding sequence ATGAAAGAAAATATTATTCCAGATTATAGACTTGATATGCAAGGTGAACCTTGTCCATATCCTGCTGTTAAAACACTTGAAGCAATGGAAAGTTTACAAAAAGGTGAAATCTTAGAAATAATTAGTGATTGTCCACAAAGTATAAATAATATTCCAATTGATGCAAAAAATCATGGATATAAGGTTTTAAATATAGATAGTAGTGGTCCAACTATTAAATATTTAATACAAAAATAA
- a CDS encoding ArsS family sensor histidine kinase, producing the protein MSILKKISILFVLSFILMITIGSWIDNINSKRMDNLVKEKYLKVIEDIFRNIENKNYINTIFQRNQLELLKDFKISNEEIIYEQNYTFGHILILKKTFDDEFIIKINYLDEEYILKTADEENLNDKTILNLLVFLDIFTLLLIFLYILKLLSPLKTITKDIKNFASGDLSTRIDINSNDEIGTLANSFNNMASSLENSIKTREELLRDIGHELRTPIAKGKFAIEKIDDFSQKELLKKIFSDLETLTNELIELEKLNLTKLNPTTFSAETLVLESLGKLYLDDESKIQIEINEDFKINADLYYLSIALKNLIDNALKYATSFPIIIKVDKNEICVLNKGKSLSKEFEYYLKPFTQELSQRDGFGLGLSIVKKIVDKHHFQLLYSYENEFNIFKIHFTNGK; encoded by the coding sequence ATGTCAATATTAAAAAAAATATCTATTTTATTTGTTTTGAGTTTTATTTTGATGATTACCATTGGTTCGTGGATTGATAATATAAATTCAAAAAGAATGGATAATTTAGTAAAAGAGAAATACCTAAAAGTAATAGAAGATATTTTTAGAAATATTGAAAATAAAAACTATATAAATACTATATTTCAAAGAAATCAATTAGAACTTTTAAAAGATTTCAAAATTTCCAATGAAGAGATAATTTATGAACAAAACTATACTTTTGGACATATTCTTATTTTAAAAAAAACTTTTGATGATGAGTTTATTATAAAAATAAACTATTTAGATGAAGAGTATATTTTAAAAACTGCCGATGAAGAAAATCTTAATGATAAAACTATTTTAAATCTTCTTGTATTTTTAGATATTTTTACTCTTTTATTAATCTTTTTATATATTTTAAAACTTTTATCACCTCTAAAAACTATTACAAAAGATATAAAAAATTTTGCATCTGGTGATTTATCAACAAGAATAGATATAAACTCAAATGATGAAATAGGAACTTTGGCAAATAGTTTTAATAATATGGCAAGTTCACTAGAAAACTCTATAAAAACAAGGGAAGAACTTTTAAGAGATATTGGACATGAACTGCGAACTCCAATAGCAAAAGGAAAATTTGCAATTGAAAAAATAGATGATTTTTCTCAAAAAGAGTTACTAAAAAAGATTTTTTCTGATTTAGAAACTTTGACAAATGAGTTAATTGAACTTGAAAAACTAAATCTAACTAAATTAAATCCAACAACATTTAGTGCTGAAACTTTAGTTTTAGAATCTTTAGGAAAACTATATTTAGATGATGAATCAAAAATCCAAATAGAGATAAATGAAGATTTTAAAATAAATGCCGATTTATATTACCTTTCAATTGCACTAAAAAACTTAATTGACAATGCACTAAAATATGCAACTTCATTTCCAATAATAATAAAAGTAGATAAAAATGAAATTTGCGTTTTAAATAAAGGGAAATCACTCTCTAAAGAGTTTGAATATTATTTAAAACCCTTTACTCAAGAACTCTCTCAAAGAGATGGTTTTGGTTTGGGATTAAGTATTGTAAAAAAAATTGTTGATAAACATCATTTCCAACTTTTATATTCTTATGAAAATGAGTTTAATATTTTTAAAATTCATTTCACTAATGGTAAATAA
- a CDS encoding phosphoethanolamine transferase, translating to MRNFSQYKLIFLSTLFFTLFYNFSFFTNVVNTYSFQGFNKIYVLSTAILLISFLTLFFTILSSKYTTKPILLITTVISAFTAYFMDTYHVVIDSEMIRNSLQTNLAESSDLFSFKLVLYVFFLAILPSYFIYKIKIEYKPFRKELFSKLKTVVLSIIVILIILFSFNKFYTSFFREHKPLRFHVNPIYWIYSVGNYINKSLNSGPIVLKEIGTDAKVIPEKTIEEEEKKELIIMVVGEAARADRFSLNGYEKDTNPLLKQEEIINFPNMYSCGTATAQSVPCMFSIFDKADYDYKKGISTQNVLDVLKHTNNIDILWRDNNSDSKGVALRVDFEDYRTSQTNTKCDDVECRDEGMLLGLDEYIKNHKDKDILIVLHQMGNHGPAYYKRYPKEFEKFTPVCKTNQLEECTQEEVSNAYDNAILYTDYFLSKVINFLKPYSNTHETAMFYMSDHGESLGENGFYLHGMPYMIAPNEQKHIASLLWLGDGEMKEDYNIEKLNTYKNKEFSQDNLFHTLLGLFEVETDVYKKDMDILNDSRKPE from the coding sequence TTGAGAAATTTTTCACAATATAAGCTTATTTTTTTAAGTACTCTTTTTTTCACACTTTTTTACAACTTTTCATTTTTTACAAATGTTGTAAACACATATAGTTTTCAAGGTTTTAATAAAATCTATGTATTATCAACTGCTATATTATTAATTAGTTTTTTAACTCTATTTTTTACGATATTAAGTTCAAAATATACAACAAAACCTATTTTATTAATCACTACGGTTATATCAGCATTTACTGCTTATTTTATGGATACATACCACGTTGTAATTGATAGTGAAATGATTAGAAATAGTTTACAAACAAATCTAGCTGAATCATCAGATTTATTTAGTTTCAAACTTGTTTTATATGTATTCTTTTTAGCAATTCTTCCTAGTTATTTTATCTATAAAATAAAAATTGAATATAAACCATTTAGAAAAGAGTTATTTTCAAAATTAAAAACAGTTGTTTTATCTATCATAGTAATTTTAATTATTCTATTTAGTTTCAATAAATTTTATACATCATTTTTTAGAGAACATAAACCTTTAAGATTTCATGTAAATCCTATTTATTGGATTTATAGTGTTGGTAATTATATAAATAAATCTTTAAATAGTGGTCCTATTGTTTTAAAAGAGATAGGAACAGATGCCAAAGTAATTCCTGAAAAAACTATTGAAGAGGAAGAAAAAAAAGAGTTAATTATTATGGTTGTAGGAGAAGCAGCACGAGCTGATAGATTTTCATTAAATGGATATGAAAAAGATACTAATCCTTTATTAAAACAAGAAGAGATTATAAATTTCCCTAATATGTACTCTTGTGGAACAGCTACTGCCCAATCTGTTCCTTGTATGTTTTCTATTTTTGATAAAGCTGATTATGATTATAAAAAAGGTATTTCAACACAAAATGTTTTAGATGTTTTAAAACATACAAACAATATAGACATTTTATGGAGAGATAATAACTCTGATTCAAAAGGAGTTGCATTAAGAGTTGATTTTGAAGATTATAGAACTTCACAAACAAATACAAAGTGTGATGATGTTGAGTGTAGAGATGAAGGAATGCTACTAGGTCTTGATGAATATATCAAAAATCACAAAGATAAAGATATATTAATAGTTCTTCATCAAATGGGAAATCATGGGCCTGCTTATTATAAAAGATATCCAAAAGAGTTTGAAAAATTCACTCCTGTTTGTAAAACAAATCAACTTGAAGAGTGTACACAAGAAGAAGTAAGTAATGCTTATGATAACGCGATTTTATACACTGATTATTTCTTATCAAAAGTAATCAACTTCTTAAAACCATATTCAAATACTCATGAAACAGCAATGTTTTATATGAGTGACCATGGGGAAAGCTTAGGAGAAAATGGTTTTTATCTACATGGAATGCCATATATGATTGCTCCAAATGAACAAAAACACATAGCTTCACTTTTATGGTTAGGCGATGGAGAAATGAAAGAGGATTATAATATTGAAAAATTAAACACTTACAAAAACAAAGAGTTTTCACAAGATAATCTATTTCATACACTTTTAGGGCTTTTTGAAGTAGAAACAGATGTTTATAAAAAAGATATGGATATTTTAAATGACTCAAGAAAACCTGAATAA